The sequence ctgtgtcgcgtcagactagaaataaaaatgaattttggagaagtgatttttgatttacctccaacagtgaagcgtaatgtacgaaagattgagaaaattcgtgttagaattattaatcttactttttcggtcatatttaataatatatgtctacaggaaagactgctaccaaaatatactaatatatatatatatatatatatatatatatatatatatatatatatatatatataggaaagaatatatatatatatatatatatatatatatatatatatatatatatatatatatatatatatatatatatatatatatatatatatatatatatatataggaaagaaAATAATGCTGGGGGTCAACTGGCATTGAGAAAGATGTGAGAGACAAAACATATAGCAACAAAATATTCAATAAAAGGATGATAGTCTGGATAAGTTAAAGCTAAGTCAGATCAGGTTTGTTTTGGTTAGAGCATTTAACTATGTACTCAGCAAAGCATGAGTCAACATCATCTAGGCCTGGACTAaggttgggtatgttgtgttttACACCCTAGATGACTAGTATGTGAAGAGTAAAGGCAATAAAGATTAGAGGAAGATGCATCTGAAGGATGATTAGAGCCAATAATATGAAAAGGAAAGAACTATTTGTTGCTGTACACTAAATATGATTTTCGTATGTAACGTATTCCTTGAGAAACGAGTACCATGAAGGAGCAGACGTCAATAATACTGAAAGCTGGAGGAGCAGTGTTAAGCAAAagcgagaaatatatatatatatatatgtaactccttttttgtagcaaagttcaaataaagtaaatataaaaaaaaaaaaaaaaaaaaaaaaaaaaatatatatatatatatatatatatatatatatatatatatatatatatatatatatatatatatatatatatatatatatatatattatatatattatatatatatatatatatatatatatatatatatatatatatataaaatgataaagctacccatttcattctatatgaggtcaatttttttttattggaattaaaagttcaaagtagtacctagtagccagaacgcacttctcagcctactatgcaatgcccgatttgcctaataagccaagttttcatgaattaattgtttttcgactacttaacctacctaacctaacctaacttttttggctacctaaccagacctaacctataaagataagttaggttaggttaggtagggttggttaggttctgtcatatatctatgttaattttaactctaataaaaaaaaattgacctcatacataatgaaatgggtagctttatcattttataagaaaaaaaatagagaaaatatattaattccggaaaacttggcttattaggcaaatcgggccttgcatagtaggccgagaagtgcgttctggctacaaggtacgacacacacacacatatatatatatgtatatatatatatatatatatatatatatatatatatatatatatatatatatatatatatatatatatatatatcgtacctagtagccagaacgcacttctcagcctactatactaggcccgatttgcctaataagcaaagttttcatgaattatttgtttttcgactacctaacctacctaaccttacctaacctagctttttcggctacctaacttaacctaacctataaagataggttaggttagggtaggtagggttggttaggttcggtcatatagctacgttaattttaattccaataaaaaaaaattgacctcatatagaatgaaatgggtagctttatcatttcataagaaaaaaattagacaaaatatattacttcaagaaaacttggcttattaggcaaatcgggccatgcatagtaggctgagaagtgcgttctggctactaggtacgacatatatatgtatatatatatatatatatatatatatatatatatatatatatatataatatatatatatatatatatatatatatatatatatatgcgaacaagcctgaatggtccccaggacaatatgcaactgaaaactcacaccccagaagtgactcgaacccatactcccagaagcaacgcaactggtgtcttgtacataccagttgcgttgcttctgggagtatgggttcgagtctcttctggggtgtgagttttcagttatatatatatatatatatatatatatatatatatatatatatatatatatatatatatatatatatatgtatatatattagggctggttaggttctgtcatatatctacgttaattttaactccaataaaaaaaattgactttatacataatgaaatgggtggctaTTTATTTTCAGGGAAGGCGAGGCAAgtaacagtatacaagatatcctaagtactttatcctggcaaggtcgccaatgtcggggtgtctctctctctctacatggacaccacccagtagtattagcaatcactgttactcaccgtagccctgcgggtcttcactcaatcctcgcggcgccactgttcgccaggagagtatcccagtcgatccccagccagccttatagccaaaaaatgagtgggaacacagtttgctctctcctaaccgtgtgcccgccccgacaagggctctaccactaactgcaaggtcgccaactggtgtttctcgtgtccagtaacacgtcagcggtattgtggaattgtggtacgaGTTTCAGAGAGCTCACTCATTAAATCTGGTAacaggcaggtatatgtctctaatactctcactctttggaTCTGTTGtatagcaacaagatatatatggagggataatacaaacgcaaaagtattttgtattttacttaaaaacttcaaggtattatatccatatcaacaacgaaacatcaagtacaatgcagaaagtcactctctcttcataaaactggggctCATCTAGAGGCCAATACTCCCTTCTCCTgtcaatgtcataatcagctgAGCGGCCCCCCTCACCGTGCAAATGCTTAGTACTTGTTTCTTTGGCGTGAAGCGCCTGATTTTTTAAATTCGCATGGATCACTATGTTTGAAATCAACACAATATGTTCTATAATGGCAATAAAACacaatgaatcaccacactgatctcaagttcaataactcatttctacagCACTTAACCTAATATTTCACTCCAATAGCGTAATGCACTGTACTTCCTAATAATTACAATGAGTGCAATTAACCACGGTACGGttcttagattcagtaattcctctcgaaggtgataacacaattaatcactgcacacatggaaatattattcatcacaccaacatatacatatacagagataaattcatcaatatcgataataataagataaatactgggcacacagaataacaccaataactggtacacttatatatatattctctggcataagttatcatattaatgtcacatgaaacgTCACATCATCAACGACACAGTAAATTCCTCAATAATTCCAGGTGCCTGCACGCACCACTTATATAAATATCGTGAGAGCTCTGTacagcctcactctgcacaactgtgccttactgtgacatatacataggtgagccttgctcacgacatgaaagatactctggctaaatatatagctgactaaaggggaattgggagggaaattagaatcacctacttccacctcactgatgtggactcgccctccggtgagagttgaattgtagctcctggtcccggctttcGCCTcattgtagggaacgccccccccctcacacactgaTGCGttttccaggaacccaatcaacgtcccaaaataaacgcgtcgtctccgtgctctgtcctccgcaggtccgtgctcctccacaacttcttgaagggttggagtcggtctcccggccgtcgacttctcctcacaactacggctgccaacctacttctcggctgcagtcgtcctgattcccaattagtttcttctttcactgcttcccggtggattggcccagctgctacgtcgtcactgtgaagctatcagacgtcactgtctagacttcacactcttgcacagcacctgtccTTGGAtcccttgatgctcaatattccgtcaattccctcttcagtccacacatggaatgaaggaagacctctcagCGTACTTGCAGacaacgggtgacgcgtaaaatccacatgAGCGGAGTACAACTGTCAAatctgacaggaccaaccttcgcacatccgtccaccttgacgtgtcgtgtcagactggtgGCGCCAAAGCGGCGCGATCtccggacccccctgccttcgtgacgtcatacttgccaggggcggttttcattggctccctgtgccacgtcactgtcagtgaccaatctggtgccactgacatcacacagttttggcggcaaaacggaggggtaGCGCCAttttggcgtcctaaagggcctaaatcaCAAGCCAAGATACCTTTCTTTTatgaatttctcgccaacgcgagaacactacatgctcccacatatatcaaactgttgCCCGCgatgtagagaacgctcgggtaaagtggatatgactcttacagcaggcgtgggagaaatataaggggtgaacaccgtcacatacccctccccttaaaataagagtcgtgTCTGGGTAGTGTACACGGGACAGGGCATCTgcaaccacgttgtccttccctctgatGTGCTTGATGTCCAGCCAGTACTCCTGCAGTAGTAACGCCCACCTCGTCAGTCGTTGGTTGGAGTTCCTCATCTTGTACAAAAACgtcagagggttgtgatctgtgaacacaagaacaggtctcgcccctcctcccacgtatacgtcgaagtgcttcagggccattacTAAAGCCAAAGCCTCCTTCTCGCCGGTACTATAGGCACGCttgtatttcacaaatttcttggaGTAGAAAGCTACCGGCCTATGTACTTCACTCCTCTCTtcggccaacatggcccctatcccaacgtcgctggcatccacgtacaggatgaatctggctgagaaatctggggatattaatactGGGGCCTCCATCAACAGTTTCTTGGTCTTCTCAAAAGACTCCTGGCAGGCCTCTTCCCATTTCCATcgcacattcttggagagtagctcggtcaggGATGAGCTACCGTGGAAAAATTcttgcagaacccacgatagtatccTATCATCCCAAGATATCTCAACAACTCCTTACGCGTCCTGGGCACTCCCTAATGGCTGACACTTTGTGATCTACAGGGGTTACTTCTCCTTGGCCGATGACGAAGCCTAGGTACTCTAAGTGGGCCTTCCAAAACTCGCTCTTGGCTAAGTTTACGGTTAAGTTAGCCTCCTCTAGTCTCCTGAACAATTCTTGGAATCTTTCCAGGTgtgtcttccaatcgtcggcgtacacgacgatgtcatcgatgtatactGTGCAGCCTTCTGCCCCCCTCAGCAACTcattcatcatgcgctggaaacaactaccgctgtttttcattccgAAGGGTAACACCTTGTATTGGTACAGCCCGTCCGGTGTtacgaaagctgatatcttcctggcctcggGAGACaatgagatctggtagtaccccttgagcagatcgaccttggatacgtatCTTGCACTACCCACCTGTTCGATGCAATCGCTCACCCTTGGCATGGGATGGGAAtctgccacagtgatggagttcacgTTTCTGTAGTCTGTACACCAGCGGAATGTACCATCGCTTTTCTTCactaacaagcatggggaactccactcactgttgCTAGGCTCCGCAacgtcgttctcaaggagatactccacctccttcctcatcagctctcgcttctctgggcttGCCGTATAAGTgctctgcttgacgggcctggcgtccctcacctctacctcgtacattacactcttgtgtcgtcggggcacgtcggtaaagagagagGCATATCCCTTAataggttcgtcaggtccgcgctTTGCTGTCCTTCCAGGTGTTGTAGCTTGTCCTCGATCTTCGCCAAACTCTCTGAATTGGTGAGATGAGTTCcgttcgccctggaccactttccttcctcctctggaagTTCCTGATCCACTTGCATGCACAAAACCATCTTCTGCTGGGGGTCTCGAGTTATCGTTCCGTCCTGCTCGGCGGCTCCTCTTTcctcagggaagaaaggcttcaggcggtcgacatGACACTACTGTgtcttgcggggtctatccggcttacCAATTTCATACAttacaggacccaaccgccgtagcacTTGGTACGGTCCCTCGAATCGTGACTCGGTCACTCGGCTCTTACCCGGCAgcaataccatcacctgggacccaacctggaactctctCGGCATAGCCTTCTTGTCATACtattccgacatcttacgctgcgcctccttcagatgttttCCTGCTAGTTCCTTTGCTAAAGTGAGACGCTCCTTGAACTTCTGAACGTACTTGTTGACCTCCCTCACGGTCACTCCTGGagcccattgttccttcagcatggacagaggacttcgcacctcatgtccatacaccagctggaacggggagaaacctaacgattctaccactgcattacgtatggcaaacaacgcagggtatactgcctcatcccactcagctccatgctctgcgcagaacactatcagaacggtcttcaaggtggagtgaaacctttcgatcgcccctagcgactgcggtcggtagggcaacGACCGAATTTGAGTCACTCCCCAACTTGTCACGGTCTGTCTGAACTATTTggactggaatatacttccacagtccgtctgaatttccctgggcattcccacccaagagaaaaatcgttgcaGCTGCCCGACTACTCCTCTCGACGTCAAAACCCACATCGGGACAGCTTCCGGAAATCTCGTCAACGCGCACAtgatcgtcatcaggtaggtatttcctcgcttcgtccgtggcaacggtcccaccccgtcgaccaacagacgctcaaatgcaggcccaaacgcagGAACAGGGACTAATGGGGCCTTTGTTATTGCGGGTTCGCTCTTCCCGACCCTCTGGCAAGGCAcgcacgtcttacaataacgcctcacatcggcgtccatacctggccagtagaaatgatccctgaTCTTACGCaacgtcttggtcacccccaggtgacctgcagagtccacagagtgcgacagatccaacactgccgctctgcaccgggccggcaacactacctggtgtctTGTACCTAGAgattcttctccggcctccatcctcacaggcctccactgtctcatcagcatgccgtcctgtatgtaaaaatgagtggccctctcagaaCCAACACGTCCTTctttggcctcatgaatcaattcggggaactctatctgctgcaactcccCAAGACGAATGCGGTTCaccccaagagaactggcgagggtcacctgtaactcaccatccgggctgccttcgccctccactcgttctctgggttacatgaagaggtgatcgattcccgGGCTATCGGACGTCTCCTCttcagccctatcagatccactCCCTCCGTGTCCGTTGCACCGCTTCGGAATCACAGCGCATACAGGGAACGCCACCgcggcgattcccttctcgtccccacaggcgtcgatTACTCCGCCTTTCTCCTTATAGTGCTccaagcactcctcgcccttcacgaggttagggaggacacatcctcgacatgcgtcatttcccaggatgacttgtgcctccatcttgggcattgatgcacagacccccaccacaaagGTCTGGcaaccataatcagaattcagactcacctggtgtaggggcatcctctttgggcctcccacagtggtcacacttgccacccccacattggtactctcgtaaccatcGGGGAATACGGTtttgctcaccagggtaaaatttgCCCCAGTGTCTCTCAATATCTTCACCGGAGTTGGGTCTgcatcccccatccttacggttccctcacacacgaatgggtgaactcttttctccccactcagtacgggttcatcccgcacactctcggccatctggtcctcgaccctcacgaaagcaacgttcccccgctgcttagggcgtttgCATTCCAGCGAGAAGTGTCCGAATCCCCCACAATTGTAGCAGCGGAACTTCCCCGGCGGTGaccttccaccaccgcccaccctggcaacgcctccagaggccgtcgctccgtggGTCTTTCTCACACCATCTGTCGACTCCttcgtcgcagcaacagctcctgagctctcagcttgagacttctttaccggctccacagcactctttggGCCTACTGTCttcactcgagaggtgggacttgggagaactcgctcctgtcctccatccgtccgtccttctataacttctcccatatccggagtatacgggcggtcggtgctgtccctctcgacgtggtcgtaaggcttcttccagcatgtcagctctgtcggcaacggccctcaggtcctttatgtccgcctcctttactctaaccctgatctcaggagagagcacggacataaatttctccatgaccataagcctcttgacatcctcagccgacttcgctccttcggattccagccacttcaggaactttctctccatgttcctcGCCGTCTCcgtataagattttcctggcgaacgggtacattccctgaacctcttcctgtaacattccggcgttagCTTGAAAgagtggagcacagctctctttacagcatcgtagttggtgcactccctgaggtcgagcatgttgttggcttcacgagcttcaccggtgagcctactctgaaccagctccaccctcggccacttcttcaaagtagcgaccctctcgaagtggtcaAAGAAACCTTCAACTTCGTTTGGTACAAAGACTGacaaatctcgctccctcactcggcggtcttcctgctatGGCGGAGCAGgtggagctagccctagctcagctcgcttcagctcaacCTCTTTGTTAGCTTCAACCTCCTGCTGTTTCAGCCTAACTTCTAGCTCGCGCTCCTCTCGTCTCAGCTGTGCCTCATGCTCACACTCTTCCTtacgcagctgtgcctctcgctcttcccggcgcagctgtgcctctcgttcttctctgcgcagctgtgcttccagctgcagcttcaatatctccagcttgacactgcgcctgctgccgctggattccctgctgctcccaccaatgctcagatGTTCTCCCACACtagcaggtgtctgtggccgtTCTTCCCCCAAAGCTTCATCACGGGCCCTGAGCTGCGCCATGATCTCGAGccatctctctcccactttggaagatctcaatTTTATCCCAAAGTGGTCGGCTATCGATTgcagctgtgccttggtgcaatCCTCTAGCACCTGCTCATCCcttgtgtcaatgaaccttgttaccttatcatcctccatcttgtgctacgagtgataacctgtacctgatacctaataccactgtaaAGTACGACAattgcaacctttatcttgatcgttatcCTGGTGAAGTCGCCAATATCGGGGAACACGAGGCAAGTAACAATATACAAGATATCCTAAGTactttatcctggcaaggtcgccaatgtcggggtgtctctctctctctacatggacaccacccagtagtattagcaatctctgttactcaccgtagccctgtgggtcttcactcaatcctcgcggagccactgttcgccaggagagtatcccagtcgatccccacccggccttatagccaaagaatgagtgggaacacagtttgctctctcctAACCATATGCCCGCCCCAACAAGGGCTCTACCactaactgcaaggtcgccaactggtgtttcccgtgcccagtaacacgtcagcggtattgtggaattgtggtacgaGTGGCAGAGCTCATTAAATCTGGTcacaggcaggtatatgtctctaatactctcactcttttgaactgttctatagcaacaagatatatatggagggataatacaaacgcaaaggtattttgtattttacttaaaaacttcaaggtattatatccatatcaacaacgaaacatcaagtacaatgcagaaatcactctctcttcataaaactggggctCATCTAGAGGGCAATACTCCCCCCTCCTgtcaatgtcataatcagctgAGCGGCCCCCCTCACCGTGCAAATGCTTAGTACTTGTTTCTTTGGCGTGAAGCGCCAGATTCTTTAAATTCGCTTGGATCACTATGTTTGCAATCAACACAATATGATCTgtaatggcaatagaacgcaatgaatcaccacactgatctcaagttcaataactcatttctacagCACTTAACATAATATTTCACTACAATAGCGTAATGCACTGTACTTCCTAATAATTACAATGAGTGCAATTAACCACGGTACTGttcttagattcagtaattcctctcgaaggcgataacacaattaatcactgcacacatggaaatattattcatcacaccaacatatacagagataaattcatcaatatcgataataataagataaatactgggcacacagcctaacaccaataactggtacacttatatatatttctctggcataagttatattaatgtcacatgaaacgTCACATCATCAACGACACAGTAAATTCCTCAATaattccaggtgcctgcacacaTCACTTATATAAATATCATGAGTGCTCTGTacagcctcactctgcacaactgtgccttactgtgacatagacataggtgagccttgctcacgacatgaaagatactctggctaaatatatagctgactaaaggggaattgggagggaaactagaatcacctacttccacctcactgatgtggactcgccctccggtgagagttaAATTGTAGCTCCTTGTCCCGGCTTTcgcctcgttgtagggaacgcccccccccaccacacacactgatgcgttcTCCAGGAACAACATCCATGTCCcgaaataaacgcgtcgtctccgtgttctgtcctccgcaggtcagtgctcctccacaacttcttgaaagttgaggttggagtcggtctcccggccgccgacttctcctcacaactatggctgccaacctacttctcggctgcagtcgtcctgattaCCAATTAGTTTTCTTCTCTCACTGCTTCCCGGTAGATTGGCCCAgctgctacgtcgtcactgtgaagctatcagacgtcccagacgtcacTGTTTAGACTTCAcactcttgcacagcacctgtccctggatcccttgatgctcaatattccgtcgattccctcttcggtccagacATGGAATGAAGGGGCCATATCAccaggatttaaaaaattgttgtaggatattcataatttattatcctgatacatgtgaaaggtgctgcacctaggccaagtttcagcatctcagcctaaatagagacggagaaaaaaaaaaaaaaaaaagaaggatTTTTCAACCATattcaattgatttcacagcccacaattgtgaaccaaaatcatttatacgacactcagctatgaccttactatataataaagatttgcatgtcacatcattatcccagatgtttttagtgcaataatacagattttataaaagtttcccaaaaacgtatgcaacaaaatgaggtgtatcattatttat is a genomic window of Procambarus clarkii isolate CNS0578487 chromosome 8, FALCON_Pclarkii_2.0, whole genome shotgun sequence containing:
- the LOC138360138 gene encoding uncharacterized protein — its product is MEDDKVTRFIDTRDEQVLEDCTKAQLQSIADHFGIKLRSSKVGERWLEIMAQLRARDEALGEERPQTPASVGEHLSIGGSSRESSGSRRSVKLEILKLQLEAQLRREEREAQLRREEREAQLRKEECEHEAQLRREERELEVRLKQQEVEANKEVELKRAELGLAPPAPP